DNA from Malus sylvestris chromosome 11, drMalSylv7.2, whole genome shotgun sequence:
CTTCCGACACCATGGCAAGCCTTGTTCTTACAATCAGGAATATCTTCAAACTGTTTCGCCGGCAGCTTCTCCGACAAGGCACCAACGTAAAACTCAACGGAATCCGATCCTTTGTCACGGTGAATCCCGGTAACAGAAACCCAAATAAAAAGCTTCTTGGCCTGAATCCCAGACACATCAGAAACTGCCCCATAACTCAGCTTCCCTTTAATATGCTTGTTGTAGTAAACCAACTGATCAAAGTGCACGTAACACGGGCTTCCGAGGAAGATCTCGAAGCTTCCATCTTCTGCGAGAGTGTAGGATTCTACGTTGTCGGGTAAGAGACCCTTTGGGAGGCCGTACTTGGGGAGGAGGTCGTGGACGTCTGCGATTGATACGGAGGTGTTGGATGGACCGTCAGGATTGGGTTTGAGGTATCTGAGGGATAGAGTTAGAtcggtttttgagaaaaggATTAGGAGGAGAAGGTAGAGAGAGATCTGAGCGGTGCCTGGTGCCATTATTGCAGAGCTCTGAGGAAGAAAGGTGAGAGTTTGACTTGGGGAAGAacagaggaggaagagagatgGAAGTTTAGGAGAATACTGAGGGGTAATATAGGAAGAAAAATTTGTTCTATGATTGGGCTGGATGGTTGTTGGTATCCAATGCACTTCTTTGTTACGAGGGTAATTTAATGACAAT
Protein-coding regions in this window:
- the LOC126590515 gene encoding uncharacterized protein LOC126590515 — its product is MAPGTAQISLYLLLLILFSKTDLTLSLRYLKPNPDGPSNTSVSIADVHDLLPKYGLPKGLLPDNVESYTLAEDGSFEIFLGSPCYVHFDQLVYYNKHIKGKLSYGAVSDVSGIQAKKLFIWVSVTGIHRDKGSDSVEFYVGALSEKLPAKQFEDIPDCKNKACHGVGSGSVESI